The Azospirillum baldaniorum genome segment TGCCCTCGTAGCGCCCGTGCATCGTGCTGCCGGCGGGAATGACCACGGTCTTTCCGTCGGCGCCGTAGACGTCGCGCTCGACCATGGCGGTGACCGGCCCGCCGATCTGGGAATTCACCGACCGTGTGAGGACGAGCGGGATCGGGGTGTCCTGGAGCACCGTCCGGGAGAGGTCCACCGGCTGGCTGGACACCACCCGTGGATAGTCCTCCCCGTAGCTTGCCGCCTCCGACGCCGCACCTGCGGGTTTCCCGGAGGTCGACATGGACGGACCGCGCGACAGACGGCCGTCGCTCCGCGGCGCCGCCGTGTCCACGATGCGGCTCCGGCCCAGCCCGGCGAGATGGTCGGCGCGCGCCGCTTCCACCAGCTCGGCGTAGCGGTCGCGCGGTGGCGCCGCTTCGGCCGGTGGGGCCGCGACCCGGTAGGGCACGCGCAGCGCGACGCCGGACCCGCCCACTCCGATCACCTCGCCGGCGCCGGCAGCCGTCACGGCCAGCTCGATCCGGCAGGAGGCCCCGGGCTCGAGCGCGCCGCCGCATCCCGACGCCGCCGCCACGCCGCCGGTCACGACGAGTTCGCTGACCGTCACCGCGGTCCCGCCGACGTTGTGCACGACGATGGGTGCGGCCATTCCCGGCATCGTCTCGACCGACGACGGGATGGCCAGCAGACGCCCGGGAGCCGGCGCCGGCTCCTGCGCCGGCGGAGGGGCCGGAGCGGCTGCGACCAGAGGAGCGGACAGCTCGAGCGGTTCGGGCGCCGCCCGTGGCGGCGTCGGCGGTGGCGGCGGAGCGGGCTTCTCGCCCTCCCCGCCCAGCGACAGGGCAAGGGCCGCCAGGGCCCCGAGCAGCCCGGCGGCCAGCCCGAGCCGCCGCGGGGAGGTTTTGGCCAGGAGCGCGCGCCAGGACGGCGCCGGGGCGTTCATGGCGCGCTCCCCCAACGGCCGAGGGCGGCGTCCACGGTGGCGGCGGGCGACGCAGCCGGCTTGAAGCGGTTGCGGACGCACAGATAGAGGTCGCCGGATTTCAGCGTCAGATCGCCGACCGCGTCGATGATCAGGATCTGGCCTTTCGAACCGCCCCAGCGCACGGCCACCGGCTGGTCGACGCCGCCGACCAGCAGGAAGGCGGCCGGCAGGCGGGTCGATCCCAGGCGCTCGCCGTAGTCGAGGAAGGTCCGCCGACCGTCGTGGAAGGCGCGAAGCGGACCCAGCACGCGCGAGGCCTCGTCCGGAGCGAACACCCGGATGTCGTCGAAGGACAGATCCTCGACCCGGAAGGGATGCACCGTGGCGAAGTCGCCCCCGCCGGCCCCGCCGTCGGGAGCGCCCTCCTCGGCCCGCTCCTCCCGCCACAGGCTGGCGCGGTCGTAGCCGCCGCGCGGCGGGACGGAACCTCCCCCCATTGCCCCGTTGAGTCCGACCTCGACGCTCAGCGGGCTGCGCGCCGTGCGGCCCGAGCGGGCGCAATAGGCGTCGTCGTCGATGAAGGCCGTCAGATCGGTGACCTGCGCGGCCTTCACGGTCTCCGACCGCAGGTAGAAAGTGTAGAGCCGGCCGCTGCGGGCGATCACCTGCATCGCGGTGTCCACGCCGGCCCGGTCGGGCCGGACGAGGAGCAGGTTCGCATGCCCGTCGGGGATCTCCCACGGAAAGCTCTCCTCGTCCCCGAAGGAGACCCGGCTGATCGTTTCGCACGGCGGGAGCACCACGGAGGTCGTCATGCCCAGCCGCAGGCGCAGCGGCATGACCCGGTTGACCCGGTGAGCGAAGCGGACGGTGCCCGGCTCGACCTGCCCCGGCGCCGGCACCGCGTCGTCCCAGGCCGGCTGGATGCGCCCGAGCGAGACTCCCCGAAGGATCGCCTCCTGGTAAGGCCCGGTGCCCTCAGGCGCCGCTCCGGCCTCGCCCGACCGCTGCAGCACCGGATAGTCGCCCCGGTTCTGCGCGTCGGCGTCGAGGCCGCGCGGCTGCCGTGTCGAGGGGGCCACCGCCGCCGTCGCACCCCCTCCGGAGCGTTCGGCGGGCCGCGGCAGGGTGAGGCCGCCGTCCGGCGATCCGGCGGGTTCGGCC includes the following:
- a CDS encoding TrbG/VirB9 family P-type conjugative transfer protein codes for the protein MPARFRHGFALGLAVVLLASCALARLANAQAVPPGLATPDGAPLPGLIDSVAEPGIALPKPKAEPAGSPDGGLTLPRPAERSGGGATAAVAPSTRQPRGLDADAQNRGDYPVLQRSGEAGAAPEGTGPYQEAILRGVSLGRIQPAWDDAVPAPGQVEPGTVRFAHRVNRVMPLRLRLGMTTSVVLPPCETISRVSFGDEESFPWEIPDGHANLLLVRPDRAGVDTAMQVIARSGRLYTFYLRSETVKAAQVTDLTAFIDDDAYCARSGRTARSPLSVEVGLNGAMGGGSVPPRGGYDRASLWREERAEEGAPDGGAGGGDFATVHPFRVEDLSFDDIRVFAPDEASRVLGPLRAFHDGRRTFLDYGERLGSTRLPAAFLLVGGVDQPVAVRWGGSKGQILIIDAVGDLTLKSGDLYLCVRNRFKPAASPAATVDAALGRWGSAP
- a CDS encoding TrbI/VirB10 family protein, with product MNAPAPSWRALLAKTSPRRLGLAAGLLGALAALALSLGGEGEKPAPPPPPTPPRAAPEPLELSAPLVAAAPAPPPAQEPAPAPGRLLAIPSSVETMPGMAAPIVVHNVGGTAVTVSELVVTGGVAAASGCGGALEPGASCRIELAVTAAGAGEVIGVGGSGVALRVPYRVAAPPAEAAPPRDRYAELVEAARADHLAGLGRSRIVDTAAPRSDGRLSRGPSMSTSGKPAGAASEAASYGEDYPRVVSSQPVDLSRTVLQDTPIPLVLTRSVNSQIGGPVTAMVERDVYGADGKTVVIPAGSTMHGRYEGMRRGETRLRTEFTRLVRAVDHAQFDLRASPGVGADLMGRAGLVDDLNQRVAERYGGAVIAGAIEIAGSVIEQRLARQGEGTADGQTVVVAGGQANRNAQSIARLLLERNLDLTDVHIVHGGYQFLVSPSVDLWLARPGERSADQAVRTAGAGTTTGAGAAATTRPVVLPPPQ